Proteins encoded within one genomic window of Armatimonadota bacterium:
- a CDS encoding transglycosylase domain-containing protein: MGAVLLTFITAGGVIGGFAYLRSSMESVKPLVANMGDKIQSFNSKPSQIFSADGKLLYEVMPIYRESISLSEVPEMVQNAFLAAEDKRFRTHSGVDPMGLGRAVFKFARAGEAQGGGSTITMQLAKMLFSASEKSMQRKVQDISIALEMEKEYTKDFILETYLNQAFYGEQAYGIAAASEVYFGKKPSELTLAEAAMLARCVRLPSTQNPVKNYQKADQNKIVVLNTMLEEKWITQAEYNEAKETQPKVVKRKGMGNGKIYRAPYFTAMVLQDLKKRSIDISGGGYIVSTTIDSALQTEAEAAVNQHIRWNRGRGVNAGAFLAIDSEGRIVADVGGSDYKRNQFSRTSQSQMQPGSAFKTFVYAEALKDGVLGEFDSVSNEKIKLPGKSAKEPYIPRNSHGGWGGSMSLRRAFAESFNVPAVRTFYSMGVKQATAKIQEDFGFVTKLQPYAPLALGATDVRMTEMAEAYSVIMLDGKRVEPYRIKEVQGPDGSVVLTGAPAYVTTRLGPDVCNAMDRLLQAVVSEGTGYKAASLPEARGKTGTTNGGKSVWFCGYAKGIVGITWAGNEYFDKKRNRWLLREMAESFGGDVCAPMWAQAMQAVVAKYGSDVKPDFLPREAEETNAQRRARQRRERELEQENQDQNQEPLSPDLRDDEVKVTPDDSATKPKAPTENPPTQNNDDPPVRDDEPPVEKPKAEKKPARKPETKEEDVDVEVCADSGQLAGSYCPETVVRKFSKGKRPRGRCRVHKAPSEGGG, translated from the coding sequence ATGGGCGCGGTGCTCCTCACGTTCATCACGGCTGGGGGAGTTATTGGTGGGTTTGCCTACTTGCGCTCCAGCATGGAGTCAGTCAAGCCTCTGGTCGCAAATATGGGCGACAAGATTCAGAGCTTCAACTCGAAGCCTTCACAGATTTTTTCCGCTGATGGGAAGTTGCTGTATGAAGTGATGCCGATTTACCGAGAGTCAATCTCGTTGAGCGAAGTACCAGAGATGGTGCAGAACGCCTTTTTGGCCGCGGAGGATAAGCGGTTTCGAACCCACAGTGGCGTCGATCCGATGGGTCTCGGGCGGGCGGTTTTCAAATTTGCGAGAGCTGGCGAGGCGCAGGGTGGTGGTTCTACGATCACCATGCAACTAGCCAAGATGCTCTTCTCGGCGTCCGAGAAGTCCATGCAACGAAAGGTGCAAGACATCTCGATTGCCCTTGAGATGGAGAAGGAGTACACCAAGGACTTCATTCTTGAGACCTATCTCAATCAGGCCTTTTACGGCGAGCAAGCTTACGGGATTGCCGCAGCTTCTGAGGTCTACTTTGGTAAGAAGCCGAGCGAACTGACGCTTGCAGAGGCCGCGATGTTGGCGCGATGCGTTAGGTTGCCGAGCACCCAAAACCCTGTTAAGAACTATCAAAAGGCGGATCAGAACAAGATTGTCGTTCTGAACACGATGCTAGAGGAGAAGTGGATTACCCAGGCAGAGTACAACGAGGCGAAAGAGACTCAGCCCAAGGTCGTTAAGCGTAAAGGGATGGGTAACGGAAAGATTTACCGTGCGCCCTACTTCACCGCAATGGTCCTCCAAGATCTGAAGAAGCGAAGTATCGACATTTCGGGTGGCGGCTACATCGTTTCAACGACGATTGATTCTGCGCTACAGACTGAAGCCGAGGCCGCCGTCAACCAGCACATTCGCTGGAACCGGGGACGCGGAGTGAATGCAGGGGCATTTCTCGCAATCGATAGCGAAGGACGAATCGTTGCTGATGTTGGCGGTAGCGATTATAAGCGAAATCAATTCAGCCGCACTAGCCAAAGCCAAATGCAGCCGGGTTCCGCATTCAAAACGTTCGTCTATGCTGAGGCGCTAAAGGACGGGGTTCTGGGTGAGTTCGATTCGGTTTCAAACGAGAAGATCAAGCTCCCCGGCAAGTCTGCAAAAGAGCCGTACATTCCCCGGAATAGCCACGGAGGCTGGGGCGGTTCAATGAGCCTACGACGAGCATTTGCTGAGTCGTTTAACGTCCCGGCCGTCAGAACTTTCTACTCGATGGGTGTCAAGCAGGCAACTGCGAAAATCCAGGAAGACTTTGGATTTGTAACGAAACTCCAGCCATATGCGCCGCTTGCTTTGGGTGCGACTGACGTGAGGATGACCGAGATGGCGGAGGCCTACTCCGTGATCATGCTAGATGGAAAGCGGGTCGAGCCTTATCGAATCAAAGAAGTCCAGGGTCCGGATGGATCTGTAGTGCTGACTGGCGCTCCAGCCTACGTCACCACCAGGCTCGGTCCTGACGTTTGTAACGCGATGGATCGACTACTGCAAGCCGTCGTTTCAGAAGGGACTGGGTACAAGGCGGCATCGCTACCCGAGGCTCGAGGGAAGACCGGGACAACAAACGGCGGCAAGAGCGTCTGGTTCTGCGGATATGCCAAAGGTATTGTTGGAATCACTTGGGCGGGGAACGAGTATTTCGACAAGAAGAGAAATCGCTGGCTGCTCCGCGAGATGGCAGAGTCGTTTGGTGGTGATGTGTGTGCGCCGATGTGGGCTCAGGCGATGCAAGCCGTTGTGGCAAAGTACGGCTCAGATGTTAAGCCTGACTTCCTTCCTCGAGAAGCTGAGGAAACGAATGCCCAACGCCGAGCTCGCCAACGGCGCGAACGCGAGCTTGAGCAAGAGAATCAAGACCAGAATCAAGAACCACTAAGCCCAGATTTGCGGGATGATGAAGTAAAGGTTACACCGGATGACAGTGCGACCAAACCGAAAGCACCTACTGAAAACCCGCCCACACAAAACAATGACGATCCACCAGTTCGTGACGACGAGCCGCCAGTAGAAAAGCCAAAAGCTGAGAAAAAGCCGGCCAGAAAACCGGAAACTAAAGAGGAAGATGTGGATGTTGAAGTGTGCGCAGACTCCGGCCAACTTGCCGGAAGTTACTGCCCAGAAACCGTGGTGAGAAAATTCAGCAAAGGGAAGCGACCAAGGGGTCGATGTCGAGTTCACAAAGCTCCAAGTGAAGGCGGCGGTTAA
- the mrdA gene encoding penicillin-binding protein 2 — protein sequence MSVLHAPRKPDVDRRLIWFPIIIVPMFFVLFLRLWYLQVVKAPELIENASQTRRVSVDKLAPRGTIRDRKGKIIAGVKPEYVVSILPSTVKSAPEVIAKVAALLDLPVEEVMARIKKGSYRNLPAPIKLNVSIEVASMIAEASDLPGVAVEEKPMRMVADPANFTHLLGYVGTPTEVEEKKLEPFDLKPAEFVGRSGLEAAYEVQLMGRAGRETIEKRGTAVLPGRELAEPGKQMFLTIDADLQAYAQAVLSRRGWKGSITVIDPSNGEILAMVSNPTFPLSLYEGGMSDADYERLNDKNQGQAALNRATSGLYAPGSTYKIITAIAAYREHKLTRNTHVFCNGYFSFGRGRPLKCMSTHGSAELMYAMSNSCNTFFCTMGTRAGEEAMLQAALDCGLGNKTEIEIPERRGTIPTKKWRDMDPVNRSWNMGQLANMSIGQGYVTTNTVQMANMMAMVANNGVRYKPHLVRAFRDSITGKDEMVAPVVANRIDLDEGFWSMLRQSLVGVIDHGTARRFASIPGLTWGGKTGSAEHGKKGANNTHAWFVGFAPADKPKLAICAMAEDAGHGGDAAAPLAAEVVAHYLMRPAAAASNRVASAAGSNPRSRG from the coding sequence ATGAGCGTCCTTCACGCTCCACGTAAGCCTGATGTCGACCGAAGGCTGATTTGGTTCCCGATTATCATCGTCCCGATGTTCTTCGTGCTGTTCCTGCGGCTGTGGTACTTGCAGGTGGTCAAAGCTCCTGAGTTGATCGAAAACGCGAGCCAAACTCGCCGCGTTAGCGTCGACAAGCTCGCGCCGAGAGGCACGATTCGGGATCGAAAAGGGAAGATTATTGCCGGAGTAAAACCCGAATACGTTGTTTCAATTCTCCCATCAACGGTTAAGTCCGCTCCAGAAGTGATCGCAAAAGTGGCGGCACTTCTGGATCTGCCCGTAGAAGAAGTGATGGCGAGGATCAAAAAAGGTTCTTATCGAAACCTGCCAGCTCCAATCAAACTCAATGTGAGCATCGAGGTGGCCTCGATGATCGCAGAAGCCTCGGACCTTCCCGGAGTTGCGGTGGAGGAGAAGCCGATGAGGATGGTTGCGGATCCGGCAAACTTCACTCACTTGCTCGGTTACGTGGGCACTCCAACCGAGGTAGAAGAAAAAAAACTTGAGCCTTTCGATTTGAAACCCGCCGAGTTTGTGGGGCGTTCTGGCCTTGAAGCCGCCTACGAAGTCCAGCTCATGGGTCGTGCCGGTAGGGAGACGATCGAAAAGCGCGGGACAGCTGTACTTCCTGGTCGCGAACTTGCCGAGCCGGGGAAGCAGATGTTCTTGACGATCGATGCGGATTTGCAAGCCTACGCGCAGGCGGTCCTGAGTCGCCGGGGCTGGAAGGGATCAATCACTGTTATCGACCCCAGCAATGGTGAGATTCTGGCGATGGTGTCGAATCCGACTTTTCCGCTTTCACTTTACGAAGGTGGGATGAGTGACGCTGACTATGAACGTCTGAACGACAAGAACCAGGGTCAGGCTGCTCTGAATCGAGCAACCTCCGGTCTCTACGCCCCAGGTTCTACTTACAAAATCATTACCGCGATCGCAGCCTATCGAGAACATAAACTGACGCGTAACACCCACGTCTTTTGCAACGGCTACTTCTCGTTCGGGAGAGGTCGACCGCTGAAGTGTATGAGCACTCACGGGTCCGCAGAGCTCATGTACGCGATGTCAAACTCTTGTAACACTTTCTTCTGCACGATGGGCACCAGGGCAGGGGAAGAAGCAATGCTTCAAGCCGCGCTTGACTGCGGACTTGGCAACAAGACCGAGATTGAAATTCCGGAACGACGAGGGACGATTCCCACAAAGAAGTGGCGCGACATGGACCCGGTCAACCGATCCTGGAATATGGGACAGCTAGCCAACATGTCCATCGGCCAAGGTTACGTTACGACGAACACCGTGCAAATGGCGAATATGATGGCGATGGTCGCCAACAACGGCGTTCGCTACAAGCCCCATCTCGTTCGTGCGTTTCGAGATTCAATCACGGGAAAGGATGAAATGGTCGCTCCGGTGGTCGCGAACAGAATTGATCTTGACGAGGGATTCTGGAGCATGCTCCGGCAGTCTCTGGTAGGAGTCATCGACCACGGCACGGCTCGAAGATTTGCCTCAATCCCTGGTCTCACTTGGGGCGGGAAGACTGGTTCTGCTGAGCACGGCAAAAAAGGAGCAAACAATACGCACGCTTGGTTTGTTGGTTTTGCCCCGGCGGACAAGCCTAAGCTCGCAATCTGCGCCATGGCGGAGGACGCTGGTCACGGGGGCGACGCGGCGGCACCGCTCGCTGCCGAAGTCGTAGCTCACTACTTGATGAGACCGGCGGCGGCTGCTTCAAACCGTGTCGCCTCGGCTGCCGGGTCAAACCCAAGATCGCGCGGTTGA
- a CDS encoding O-antigen ligase family protein has protein sequence MKRPPIGVLSLAIGSALCALLNGRYPMDVGQFEGGDFSLATLWENAPFLGHCLVFWFFLIPLLQAIMARKVVHVPSIKISGWLAVFAGVIGSSLIFSSFVSVSVLNFVEFAMMIGGFYAVTSSAGKKQSLWVIGGWFVGITLVALIGLREYASMKSIDPSWRIFANQHNPNQAGALLASGILIGIPLLFSGDRLNKLGIGFAMLLQGLALFLTQSKGALVCLPVGLAALTICLLTIRPIPVGRGLGVLAAIVVLLGGLAFAAQNAGRSQAPSGGSAPMSRFSNAGETSTQSAGFRKQLWLSAIDLAKQQPYGWGLGTYQFESTRPGRVTQTALAHQSYLQLGAEATLLAPLTLIGFFVAVGVKGGKGSAQLPLQSKMILCSCFGALTVLLAHNAIDSDLYINNLGMLVFMLCGCICASSADSQSPEVIFRIPRLAVGFAVVIFIPLSLSVGLGEMLRAQARGALAVSDAAIATQLAKSSLGIAPFDGYAHSILARATGSIEEAKLAAGLTPSPKNHRAVALIYLKDGKYQEAKTAYNRALERDPNNFPALLGLMKAAIQFGIEEDAKSAASRLIKVEKTTYFTVTSQAELIPTASFQARLYLASLNPSNRAELMAEAVRGFIRYRDITVPMAKRQFDVNPNTSVGGDDKSAMMDTLSKAANAAKELAKLQPRDLGFDPAAEATRFEAAAAGLIK, from the coding sequence ATGAAACGACCGCCCATCGGAGTGCTCAGTCTTGCCATCGGGTCGGCGCTTTGTGCCTTGCTGAATGGTCGCTATCCGATGGATGTGGGTCAGTTCGAGGGAGGAGACTTTTCTTTAGCCACCCTTTGGGAGAATGCGCCTTTTTTGGGTCATTGTTTGGTGTTCTGGTTTTTCCTGATCCCCTTACTTCAGGCGATCATGGCAAGGAAGGTCGTCCATGTGCCTTCAATCAAGATCTCCGGGTGGCTCGCAGTTTTCGCAGGGGTGATCGGTTCGTCGCTCATCTTCAGCTCTTTTGTAAGCGTCTCGGTTCTCAACTTTGTCGAGTTCGCGATGATGATCGGCGGCTTCTACGCTGTCACTTCTAGTGCAGGGAAAAAGCAGTCGCTCTGGGTGATTGGGGGCTGGTTTGTGGGAATCACGCTGGTTGCCTTGATCGGACTCCGTGAGTACGCGAGCATGAAGTCGATCGACCCCAGCTGGCGCATTTTTGCCAACCAACACAACCCGAACCAAGCTGGAGCCCTCCTGGCGAGCGGAATCCTGATAGGAATTCCGTTGCTGTTCAGCGGAGATCGCCTGAACAAGCTGGGGATTGGTTTCGCAATGCTGCTTCAGGGTCTCGCCCTGTTCCTCACCCAATCAAAAGGAGCTTTGGTTTGCTTGCCGGTGGGTCTGGCTGCCCTGACGATATGCCTACTGACGATCCGCCCCATTCCGGTCGGGAGGGGGCTAGGCGTACTCGCGGCAATCGTCGTTTTGCTCGGTGGACTCGCGTTTGCTGCTCAGAACGCGGGTCGGAGCCAAGCACCATCAGGAGGCTCGGCACCGATGTCACGTTTCTCCAACGCAGGAGAAACGTCGACTCAATCTGCGGGATTCCGTAAGCAGTTATGGCTCTCCGCCATTGATTTAGCCAAGCAGCAACCTTACGGCTGGGGTCTTGGTACGTATCAATTCGAGTCGACTCGCCCTGGTCGGGTGACCCAAACTGCGCTCGCGCATCAGAGCTACCTCCAACTTGGGGCAGAAGCCACGCTTCTTGCACCGCTCACGCTCATCGGTTTCTTCGTCGCGGTCGGTGTCAAAGGTGGCAAGGGTTCGGCACAGCTCCCATTGCAAAGCAAGATGATTCTTTGCTCGTGCTTTGGTGCGCTTACGGTCCTGTTGGCTCATAACGCGATTGACAGTGATCTCTACATCAATAACTTAGGGATGTTGGTGTTCATGCTTTGCGGTTGCATCTGCGCCAGTAGTGCGGATTCGCAGTCTCCCGAAGTGATTTTCCGTATCCCGCGGCTAGCGGTTGGTTTCGCCGTGGTGATCTTCATCCCGCTTAGTCTCAGCGTGGGGCTGGGAGAGATGCTTAGAGCACAGGCGCGCGGCGCTTTGGCCGTATCGGATGCCGCGATCGCAACACAACTTGCAAAGTCAAGCTTAGGAATCGCTCCATTTGATGGCTACGCCCATTCGATCCTTGCCCGTGCGACGGGCTCAATAGAAGAAGCAAAACTTGCTGCTGGCCTAACACCTTCGCCAAAGAACCATCGTGCAGTCGCCCTCATTTACCTTAAAGACGGCAAGTACCAAGAGGCGAAGACCGCATACAACCGAGCGCTTGAGCGAGACCCTAACAACTTTCCGGCTCTGCTGGGACTGATGAAGGCAGCCATTCAGTTTGGGATCGAAGAAGACGCAAAGTCCGCGGCGAGTCGTCTGATCAAGGTTGAAAAGACAACGTACTTCACGGTAACCAGCCAAGCTGAGTTGATACCGACGGCTTCCTTCCAAGCTCGGTTGTACCTAGCTTCGCTGAACCCGTCTAACCGGGCCGAACTTATGGCCGAGGCGGTCAGGGGATTCATTCGCTATCGGGACATCACGGTTCCAATGGCAAAACGGCAGTTTGACGTGAACCCAAACACGAGTGTCGGGGGAGACGATAAGAGCGCGATGATGGACACTCTTTCTAAGGCGGCGAACGCCGCAAAGGAGCTAGCGAAGCTTCAACCGCGCGATCTTGGGTTTGACCCGGCAGCCGAGGCGACACGGTTTGAAGCAGCCGCCGCCGGTCTCATCAAGTAG
- a CDS encoding glycosyltransferase family 2 protein has translation MPDFDLSITICSWNTIDDLRLCLDSLEKVRDEASFEVIVIDNNSEDGSPFMVENEFPWVRLVKMTQNLGFVGGQNYAMSNRRGHHAFPLNSDTIVHPGAIKGLLKYLEENPEVGIVAPKLLNPDGSLQFSCRRFPNPVAALFRNTFIGRLFPNNRFTREYLMQDFEHNQPKEVDWVSGAAFLARGELLTEIGYFDSEFIMYCEDVDLCFQTWKIGKKVVYLPDLTITHAIGRSTDKAPNRMIGRFHKSMFRFYKKNMVPQMTPVARPFALAMAATALSTRASIFILSNKVDVIKRKLKGK, from the coding sequence GTGCCGGATTTCGACCTTAGCATAACCATTTGTAGCTGGAACACCATTGATGACCTACGCCTGTGCCTCGACTCTTTGGAGAAAGTTAGGGACGAGGCCAGCTTCGAAGTGATCGTGATCGACAACAACTCGGAAGACGGCTCTCCGTTCATGGTGGAAAATGAATTCCCTTGGGTCAGGCTGGTAAAGATGACGCAAAATCTTGGGTTCGTCGGCGGACAGAACTATGCAATGTCGAACCGCAGGGGGCACCACGCGTTTCCTTTGAACAGTGACACGATTGTTCACCCAGGCGCAATCAAAGGTCTGCTCAAGTATCTCGAGGAGAACCCGGAAGTTGGCATCGTCGCCCCGAAACTCCTCAATCCGGACGGCTCGCTTCAGTTCTCGTGCCGACGGTTCCCTAATCCGGTCGCCGCTCTGTTCCGTAATACGTTCATCGGTCGCCTCTTCCCGAACAATCGGTTTACACGCGAATATTTAATGCAGGACTTCGAGCATAACCAGCCCAAAGAAGTGGACTGGGTAAGCGGTGCGGCGTTCTTGGCGCGCGGAGAACTCCTGACAGAAATTGGCTACTTCGACTCCGAATTCATCATGTATTGCGAGGACGTGGATCTTTGTTTCCAAACGTGGAAGATCGGGAAGAAGGTGGTTTACCTCCCGGATCTCACCATCACCCACGCCATCGGCAGAAGTACCGATAAGGCTCCAAATCGAATGATTGGTCGCTTTCACAAGTCGATGTTCAGGTTTTACAAAAAGAACATGGTGCCCCAAATGACTCCGGTAGCTCGTCCATTCGCCCTCGCTATGGCGGCAACCGCACTGTCCACACGGGCAAGCATCTTTATTCTCAGCAACAAGGTAGACGTCATCAAGAGGAAGCTAAAAGGCAAATGA
- a CDS encoding glycosyltransferase family 2 protein, whose amino-acid sequence MTLSIIIVNWNTASLLRNCLQSIRQHPFPGSFEVIVVDNASSDDSARLAIEEFPEFTTLAETANRGYARGNNLGIAASTGEFVLTLNPDTRVTPDLLRNAVETLRAQGEAYGCLSVRFEGPDGETQQSVRGFPTIKGILGDLFKIQNWDSYRLRDFDYNKSQDAPQPMGTFLLFRRSAFPDPMKPFDEQFPIFFNEVDLLKRLNGKCWYEASLRIHHIGGASTKQTRKPMIWESHRSLIRYLFKHSYGLARIPLYPISVIIWLGALIRARGYSAGFRP is encoded by the coding sequence GTGACCCTCAGCATCATTATTGTGAACTGGAATACGGCTTCTTTACTTCGCAACTGCCTCCAATCGATCCGGCAGCACCCTTTTCCGGGCTCGTTTGAGGTCATCGTTGTTGATAATGCTTCCTCCGACGACTCGGCAAGGTTAGCCATCGAAGAGTTTCCCGAGTTCACTACACTTGCCGAAACTGCGAATCGTGGCTATGCGAGGGGAAACAACCTCGGAATCGCCGCGAGCACTGGTGAATTCGTTTTGACACTGAATCCGGATACTCGAGTCACGCCCGATTTGCTGCGAAACGCGGTCGAAACTCTCAGAGCGCAGGGCGAAGCATACGGATGCCTATCCGTACGCTTTGAAGGACCGGATGGCGAAACACAACAGTCAGTCCGGGGATTCCCAACAATCAAGGGAATCTTGGGTGATCTATTCAAGATTCAGAACTGGGACAGCTACCGCCTCCGAGACTTCGACTACAACAAAAGTCAGGACGCTCCTCAGCCAATGGGAACCTTTCTTCTCTTCCGAAGGTCAGCCTTTCCAGACCCAATGAAGCCGTTTGACGAGCAGTTTCCGATCTTCTTCAATGAAGTAGACCTCCTGAAGCGACTTAATGGAAAGTGCTGGTACGAGGCTTCGCTGAGGATCCACCACATCGGCGGAGCTTCGACCAAACAGACTCGCAAACCCATGATTTGGGAGTCCCATCGATCCCTCATTCGATACCTCTTTAAGCACAGCTACGGTTTGGCGCGAATTCCGCTATACCCAATCTCCGTCATCATTTGGCTCGGTGCCCTGATCCGAGCAAGGGGGTACAGTGCCGGATTTCGACCTTAG